The Hornefia porci genome contains the following window.
TATAACGGGATTGATATAACGGGAGAAGAAAATGAGCGATACAAAGAACAATAATGCGGATCCGGTGCAGGAAATGTGCGCCGAGGGAACCGCGGAGCAGGAAATGTATGCGGAGGACCTTACAGAGCAGCGCCGGATACGCCGGCAGAAGCTGAAGGAGCTGCAGGAGGCGGGGCGTAATCCCTTCCTGCATGAGACCTGGAATGTCACCGCGCACAGCATGGATATCAAGGACAACTTCGACGCCATGGAGGACGAGGAGGTGTCCGTCGCAGGCCGCATTATGAGCAAGCGTGTGATGGGCAAGGCCGCGTTCTTTGACATGCAGGACAAGCAGGGAAGGATTCAGTGCTATGTTAAGCGAGACGACATCGGCGCTGAGGAATACAAATGGTTCAAGACCTATGACATCGGCGACATCGTGGGCATCGAGGGCCGGGTGTTCAAGACGAAGACGGATGAGATCTCCGTTCACGTGACCCGCCTGGTTCTGCTGAGCAAATCCCTGCAGGTGCTGCCGGACAAGTGGAACGGGCTGAAGGACACAGATCTTCGTTATCGTCAGAGATATGTGGATCTGATCATGAATCCGGATGTCCGCGACACCTTTATTAAGAGAACGAAAATCGTACATGAGATCAAGCGTGTGCTGGAGGAGGACTACGGCTACATGGAGGTGGACACGCCGATCCTGTCGCCGATCGCCGGCGGAGCCAACGCACGGCCCTTTGTCACTCACCACAACACCCTTGACATCGATCTGTATATGCGCATCGCCAACGAGCTTTATCTGAAGAGGCTGATCGTCGGCGGCCTGGACCGGGTTTACGAGATGGGACACATGTTCCGCAACGAGGGCATGGATCGGAACCACAATCCGGAGTTCACGTCCATGGAGTGTTATATGGCCTACGGGAACATGGAAACCACGATGGATGTGACGGAGCAGATCGTGTACAAAGCCCAGATGGCGGTGAACGGCACTCCGATTCTGACGTATCAGGGCAAGGAATTCGATGTGACGCCGCCCTGGAAGCGCCTGAACATGACGGACGCTGTGAAGGAAATCACGGGCGTTGACTTCAACAAAATCGAGTCCGACGAGGATGCGGTCCAGGCAGCTATTGACTACGGCATGGATGAAGAGGAAGCCAGAGCGCTGGGGAGCCGCGGAAAGATTATCGCGGAGATGTTCGAGAACTACTGTGAGGACGTGCCGGGATATCTGGACGGCCCTGTATTCGTGGTCGGTCATCCGGTGGAAATCTCGCCGCTGGCCAAGAGAGATCCTGAGGATCCCCGCATCACCCGCCGTTTTGAGGCGTATATCAACGGCTGGGAGGTCGCAAACGCTTTCTCCGAGCTGAATGATCCTATCGACCAGTACGAGCGCTTTGCAGAACAGCAGAGAGAACGGGATGCGGGCGTAGACGACGAGGCGCACCCGATGGATATGGATTTCGTCAACGCTCTGGAGGTCGGACTTCCGCCGACCGGCGGCCTGGGGGTCGGCATCGACCGTGTAATCATGCTGATTACCGACAGCCCCAGCATCAGAGATGTGATTTTGTTCCCGACAATGAAGACCAAAGACGAAAAAAACGCTTAAAACAAAGGGTTTCTGATGTGCAAACGCACCAATTTACCAACGATTTACCAACAGTTTGACAGAAGCACGTACCAGTAAAGCAGGATATTGACCTGTGATGAAGGCGCTCCGTTCGGGGCGTCTTTTTTTGTTGGCAAAATCTGACTTGGAATCGTTTAGAGCTTTGGAAGCGGCAAAAGAGGTTATGCGCGGTTCTGGTTTTTGACAATCGCACATTCAACGACGGGATGGAGCCGTTTGGCAAAATCCTTTCTGATGACGTGTAAGGTACTGCGGGAGGAATCGTGCTGCGGCTGATATACTTCCATGTCAAGAATACCCGGACGGGATTCGCGCATTCTCCAAACTACAGGGAAAGGAAACGGCATGGCTCAGGATTACGGGGAAGACGTTGGCGAGATGCTGATGCAGGCAATCGGGAACCAGACCGGCAGGGCGCTGGAAAGGTTCATCGACAACAAGGCAAGGGACTGGCACAAGGAACGGCTGATGGAAAGCGGGAAGTCCGAGGAAGAAGCCGAGATTGAAGCGGAAGCCCTCGCGTCGCGCGAACAAGTCTGCCTTCCGTTCGGAACCTCCAACGATGCTGCCTATTTCGCGCAGGTCTGCCGCGAGAACGGAACGTTTGCGTCCGCGCTGGCCGACAGGGAGGGAAACGGATTCATTCAGTTCGCCGAGGACGATATCAAAGCGATTAAAGACTGCGCGCCGCAGTTCGCCGAAGTGATGAGCTTGCGGCAGGAGCAGTCCATCGTGGAACGTCTCGAAAACAGCCGTCCCGTTACGGCGGAGCAGCTGGCGGGATTAACCGAAATCACCAGACTGCCTAACCTTCCCTTCCGTCATCCGGAAGAGACAAAGAGCAGGGAAGCGTTTCGCTCGGACCACTCCGACGGAAACCTCAACCACACGGAAAGCATCCGGGACAAGGTTCTTGACGCGAGGGACCGCAGCAGAGACTTTAACGACTTTGAGCAGATTCTTGCACGTCAAGGAATCGGCATCACCACAACCCGAAAGGGCGAGGTCATGTTTTATGAAGCCCGCCGGGGCGAGGACGGGAGCCTTCTCCCGTTCGGAAAGGACGCGCAGGGAAGGACGGACTGGGCGGTTGGGGCGGACACGCTGAGCCGGAAATGGGGCGTGGATGCCACGCATGACTGGTTTGAGAAGAACCGTCCCGCGCCCGGGAAGGAAGCGGGGGACAGAAGCCGGCGTCAGGAGCACGAGGGACAACGGCCCGTCGATGGTGCCCTGGACAACGACGGGGCAACGCCGGACCTTGACCAAGGCGTGAAGTCCCATGACAGCATTGACACGGATGACCATACGGCCCGGATTGAGCATGAGGGCGTCGGTACGGACGTTTCCCCCTCCATGGCGCGCGAAGCAGAGGACCGTGCTGCCAGAAGCTCTGACAGCGGTTATTCCCTGAGCAGCGTAGCTCGGGAGATGCGCGAAGCGAAGACCGAACTCGAAGCCGAGAGCGGCACACCTTCCCATGAGCTGGACATTTCCAATCGGATGAAGCCGGTGCGCTGAAAGGAAGAAGGACGGAAAGATGGCAGACAGAAAGGGAAACCCGGAAGTAAATAGGCGCATCGCCACGTCGGCTCTTGTCACGCTGGCTTTTTCGGTGACAGGCTTCTATCTCGGGAACCGGTACTTTGAAGCGCTGGCGTCCTACCCGGGACAGTTTCTTGACCACTGCGGGGACGCACTCCTGACCATGTGGGCGCGAATCCGCGAAAATCCTCTCTTACTCGCCATGGACACAAAGGCGCTCCTCGCCGGTTTCTGCATGGCACTGGTCGTGTGGATGGTCTGGCTCAGGCACGTGGTTTACATCGGGAATTACCGCTCCGGCGAAGAAAGCGGCTCCGCCCGCTGGGGGACGGTGAAGGAGGGAAGGAGGTTCCGGGACCTCAGTCACCCGGACAACAACCTCATTTTCACAGACAAGTACGGGCTGGCGCTGCACCGGCCTAAGTATGACCCGGAGCTGGACCGTAACCTCAACGTGCTTGTAGTCGGCGGCTCCGGCTCGGGCAAGACGTTCAACTACGTGACGCCGAACATCTGTCAGCTCAATACGAACTATTTCATCACCGACCCGAAGGGAACCCTGCTGAAAGATGCGGGCTACCTGTTCACCGACAACGGTTATCAGGTGAAGAGCTTCAACACCATCAATCTTGACGAAAGCATGCACTACAACCCGCTCAGGTACGTGAAGACCGACACGGATATTCTCTCGTTCGTCAACTGCTTCATCATGAACACGAACGGCGAGGGCAAGACCAGCGACCCGTTCTGGGAGAACGCAGAAAAGATGCTCTATACGGCGCTCATCGCGCTTTTGCGCGACTGGTTTCCGGAGGAGGATTACACGCTCTCCGGTCTCCTGACGCTCCTCTCACTGGCAGAAGCAAGGGAGGAGGAGGAGAACTTCATGTCGGCGCTGGACCTTATCTTTTACCAGATTGAAACCGGTAAGCGCTTTGCCAGAACTGTTGGGGCTGCGGGTGCGCCCCGCAGGAAGGGCGGGCTGTCCCGCGACTTCACTGCGGACACCGGCTGGTCTTGGCAGTCCTCGCGGTTCCGCCGAAACTATGATGGCGTCCGCCCGGCTGAGCGCGGCGGGCTGTCCCCGGATGAGGACTTTGCCCTGATGAACTACAAGAACTTCAAGGTGGCCGCCGGGCGCACCCTGAAATCCATCATCATCTCCTGCAACGTCCGCCTTGCGCCAATCGCAACGTCCGGGGTCCGCCAGCTTCTTGAGTATGACGAAATGGGACTGGACACGCTGGGAGACCCTGACACGAGAATCGCCGTGTTCGGCATTTTGTCCGACACGGACAAGACGCTCTCGTTCCTCTTTGCCATCATGATGTGGCAGTGCATCGACCAGCTCTGCCGGAAGGCGCTCACGGACTATGGGGGAAAGCTGCCAAGGCCGGTTCACTTTATCTTTGACGAGTTTGCGAACATCGGCACCATCCCGCAGATTGAGGAGACCATCGCAGTCACACGCTCCCGGAACATCGGCATCACGATTATCCTTCAATCCATGAGCCAGCTGGAATCGAAGTACGAAAAGAAGGCCCAGACCATTGTGGACTGCTGCGACTCGACCCTTTTCCTCGGTGGCAAATCCAATTCCACGAACAAGGAAATTGCTGAGATGATTGGCAAGCAGACTATCCATC
Protein-coding sequences here:
- the lysS gene encoding lysine--tRNA ligase, giving the protein MCAEGTAEQEMYAEDLTEQRRIRRQKLKELQEAGRNPFLHETWNVTAHSMDIKDNFDAMEDEEVSVAGRIMSKRVMGKAAFFDMQDKQGRIQCYVKRDDIGAEEYKWFKTYDIGDIVGIEGRVFKTKTDEISVHVTRLVLLSKSLQVLPDKWNGLKDTDLRYRQRYVDLIMNPDVRDTFIKRTKIVHEIKRVLEEDYGYMEVDTPILSPIAGGANARPFVTHHNTLDIDLYMRIANELYLKRLIVGGLDRVYEMGHMFRNEGMDRNHNPEFTSMECYMAYGNMETTMDVTEQIVYKAQMAVNGTPILTYQGKEFDVTPPWKRLNMTDAVKEITGVDFNKIESDEDAVQAAIDYGMDEEEARALGSRGKIIAEMFENYCEDVPGYLDGPVFVVGHPVEISPLAKRDPEDPRITRRFEAYINGWEVANAFSELNDPIDQYERFAEQQRERDAGVDDEAHPMDMDFVNALEVGLPPTGGLGVGIDRVIMLITDSPSIRDVILFPTMKTKDEKNA
- a CDS encoding VirD4-like conjugal transfer protein, CD1115 family, producing MADRKGNPEVNRRIATSALVTLAFSVTGFYLGNRYFEALASYPGQFLDHCGDALLTMWARIRENPLLLAMDTKALLAGFCMALVVWMVWLRHVVYIGNYRSGEESGSARWGTVKEGRRFRDLSHPDNNLIFTDKYGLALHRPKYDPELDRNLNVLVVGGSGSGKTFNYVTPNICQLNTNYFITDPKGTLLKDAGYLFTDNGYQVKSFNTINLDESMHYNPLRYVKTDTDILSFVNCFIMNTNGEGKTSDPFWENAEKMLYTALIALLRDWFPEEDYTLSGLLTLLSLAEAREEEENFMSALDLIFYQIETGKRFARTVGAAGAPRRKGGLSRDFTADTGWSWQSSRFRRNYDGVRPAERGGLSPDEDFALMNYKNFKVAAGRTLKSIIISCNVRLAPIATSGVRQLLEYDEMGLDTLGDPDTRIAVFGILSDTDKTLSFLFAIMMWQCIDQLCRKALTDYGGKLPRPVHFIFDEFANIGTIPQIEETIAVTRSRNIGITIILQSMSQLESKYEKKAQTIVDCCDSTLFLGGKSNSTNKEIAEMIGKQTIHQMTYNESSGQSSSASKNLQIQGRDLIDAAEIGKMSRRKAILLIAGTNPLMDDKFDPRRHKRYCYIVDKKNPKRLHEDSFDFKRYMNGTDFSGSARKPAQ